A genome region from bacterium includes the following:
- a CDS encoding helix-turn-helix transcriptional regulator, whose amino-acid sequence MDTQTIRIRLIKKNLRVKDLSVKTGIDYDRLEKILNNYRPAREEEVRAIARVLELDESELGGSS is encoded by the coding sequence ATGGATACCCAGACTATTCGCATCCGACTGATAAAGAAGAACTTACGGGTCAAGGATCTCTCAGTGAAGACTGGGATCGACTACGACCGTCTGGAGAAGATCCTCAACAACTACCGGCCAGCCCGCGAGGAGGAGGTCCGGGCGATTGCCCGTGTCTTGGAGCTCGACGAGAGCGAATTGGGTGGCTCAAGTTGA
- a CDS encoding toprim domain-containing protein, translating into MSFPSGLILEIARAGGREPKQKGTGGEFFIRCPRAEQHRRGDANPSCRLNSEINTFYCDPCGQGGGVKDLAEALGVDLERFAAPRARKKTRASSRPKRPLVFESREPISSNLQQHFGRDLAKQYDPDTWQAFGVLEGRVYPQGRSEKSEGVIAFPLPGGGVHVYRYHQPNKKQRWRFANGGKADLIVVGLDRDDPVILAEGEWDAMRAYELGFAVATGTGAGTFKPEWADRLSGRRVAIVYDTDKAGRAGEAKAASALSCTAMTASVVLEFKNDEDGKDLSDFVRVHGHDQFRELIGTCVFGDIRDEQSSESQVHSRSQADRLVDYALQEDIELFHDQFDMAWARINVDGRAETWKCRSRQFKEWLARLFWMQDHKAVSRDVVSSALNVLQAEARFDGERHHLYNRVARCGDDLWYDLCDRQWRAVRVSRQGWEIVDQPPILFARQSHQLPQVAPQRGGDLHDLLRFVNIGDVRQHLLILVYVACCFVEEIGHPIPVIHGPQGSAKTTFLRMLRRLVDPSATETLSLPTKPNELIQQLAHHYFTPYDNLIGLPQWVSDTLCRAVTGEGFTKRELYTDDDDVIYSFRRCCALNGINPAAKRPDLLDRSILLGLEGIRSRDRKSEKAIWSEFDEARPLLLGAIFDVLSRAMTIHPTVVLDRLPRMADFAVWGAAIAEALGHARSEFLEAYAANLDARHEEVLANSPVAMMVQELVAEDQRWEGTPSELLKRLGQLAEQYEVNTKHQSWPKAAHVLTLRLNELRTNLAAVGIRIDLGRTARSRRITIEVSPDQGGRDALPVAAAGASSTASQEKVVNSSRNASDDAGDADDAVSGTSGGASSSSPEKSSCRSSSHPPPQIPRDSVIGVTSVIGSSFQQVTHDAPGDALAGDRHATPSPEDPDLDGMEVFEP; encoded by the coding sequence TTGAGCTTCCCTTCCGGTCTCATCCTCGAGATAGCCCGGGCAGGTGGCCGAGAGCCGAAGCAGAAAGGCACGGGCGGCGAGTTCTTCATCCGGTGTCCCCGTGCCGAACAACACCGGCGCGGCGATGCCAATCCTTCATGTCGACTCAACTCAGAGATCAACACCTTCTACTGCGACCCTTGTGGTCAAGGCGGTGGCGTCAAGGACCTGGCTGAGGCTCTTGGTGTGGATCTGGAACGATTCGCGGCACCGAGAGCCCGGAAGAAGACACGGGCATCGAGCCGCCCGAAGAGACCATTAGTCTTCGAGTCGCGTGAACCCATCTCCTCGAATCTCCAACAGCACTTCGGCCGCGACCTCGCGAAGCAGTACGACCCAGATACGTGGCAAGCGTTCGGCGTCTTAGAAGGTCGGGTCTATCCACAGGGACGTTCCGAGAAGTCGGAGGGCGTAATTGCGTTTCCTTTGCCCGGTGGTGGCGTTCACGTTTACCGGTACCATCAGCCCAACAAGAAACAGCGTTGGCGTTTCGCCAACGGCGGCAAGGCTGACCTAATCGTCGTCGGACTCGATCGCGATGACCCGGTGATTCTCGCCGAAGGTGAGTGGGACGCGATGCGGGCCTACGAGCTTGGCTTCGCTGTAGCTACTGGAACCGGAGCCGGAACGTTCAAACCGGAGTGGGCAGACCGACTGAGCGGACGCCGCGTCGCCATCGTCTACGATACAGATAAAGCTGGACGTGCTGGTGAGGCGAAGGCCGCGAGCGCCCTCTCCTGCACCGCAATGACTGCGTCCGTCGTCCTTGAGTTCAAGAACGATGAGGACGGCAAAGACCTGAGCGACTTCGTGCGCGTCCACGGCCACGACCAATTCAGGGAACTCATCGGCACATGCGTTTTCGGCGACATACGAGACGAGCAGTCATCCGAGTCACAAGTTCATTCACGGTCGCAAGCAGACCGTCTCGTGGACTACGCCTTACAGGAAGACATCGAACTCTTTCACGATCAGTTCGACATGGCGTGGGCTCGCATCAATGTTGATGGTCGCGCAGAGACATGGAAATGCCGCAGCCGACAATTCAAAGAATGGCTGGCGCGGCTTTTCTGGATGCAAGACCACAAAGCCGTCAGTCGGGATGTCGTAAGCTCAGCACTCAACGTCCTCCAAGCTGAGGCACGTTTCGACGGAGAACGACACCATCTTTACAATCGTGTGGCCCGGTGCGGCGATGATCTCTGGTACGACCTGTGCGACCGACAGTGGCGTGCAGTTCGAGTGTCAAGACAAGGCTGGGAGATCGTCGATCAGCCTCCAATCCTCTTCGCACGACAGTCGCATCAACTTCCCCAGGTCGCGCCGCAACGCGGAGGCGATCTTCACGACCTCCTTCGCTTCGTTAACATCGGCGATGTTCGCCAGCATCTCCTTATTCTTGTCTACGTCGCATGCTGTTTTGTCGAGGAGATCGGTCATCCGATTCCGGTGATTCACGGACCTCAAGGTTCCGCTAAGACGACGTTTCTCAGGATGCTTCGACGGCTCGTCGATCCGTCCGCTACGGAAACCCTGTCGCTTCCAACGAAACCAAACGAGCTGATCCAGCAACTGGCCCATCATTACTTCACTCCATACGACAATCTGATCGGGCTGCCGCAGTGGGTTAGCGACACGCTATGCCGAGCCGTCACCGGCGAGGGGTTCACCAAGCGCGAACTTTATACAGACGACGATGACGTCATCTACTCGTTTCGACGATGCTGTGCGCTGAACGGAATCAATCCCGCAGCCAAGAGGCCCGACCTGCTCGATCGAAGCATCTTGCTGGGTCTTGAGGGAATCCGCTCGAGAGATCGGAAGTCTGAAAAAGCGATCTGGTCTGAGTTCGATGAGGCGCGACCGCTGCTCTTGGGTGCGATCTTCGACGTGCTCAGCCGGGCAATGACCATCCATCCGACGGTGGTTCTGGATCGGCTGCCTCGCATGGCCGACTTCGCCGTGTGGGGCGCGGCGATCGCTGAGGCTCTTGGCCACGCTCGGAGCGAATTCCTCGAGGCGTATGCGGCCAACCTCGACGCCCGGCACGAAGAAGTATTGGCCAACAGCCCCGTTGCAATGATGGTTCAGGAACTCGTAGCTGAGGACCAACGGTGGGAGGGCACACCGAGCGAACTCCTGAAACGTCTCGGCCAACTCGCCGAGCAGTACGAGGTGAACACGAAGCATCAGAGCTGGCCGAAGGCTGCCCACGTTCTGACTCTGCGGCTCAACGAGCTTCGCACGAACCTGGCCGCGGTCGGGATCAGGATCGACCTGGGGCGGACTGCGCGCTCGCGACGGATCACGATCGAGGTGAGCCCGGACCAGGGAGGTCGTGACGCTCTGCCGGTAGCCGCAGCAGGAGCGTCATCCACAGCGTCACAAGAAAAGGTCGTGAATTCAAGCAGAAACGCCTCCGATGACGCTGGTGACGCCGATGACGCTGTTTCGGGTACCTCTGGGGGGGCATCCTCTAGTTCACCTGAGAAATCCTCGTGTCGTTCGAGTAGTCACCCGCCCCCTCAAATACCCAGAGATAGCGTCATCGGCGTCACCAGCGTCATCGGCTCGTCTTTTCAACAAGTTACGCATGACGCTCCGGGTGACGCTCTCGCAGGGGACCGTCACGCAACACCGTCACCAGAAGATCCGGACCTGGACGGCATGGAGGTGTTCGAACCATGA